One region of Aminobacterium colombiense DSM 12261 genomic DNA includes:
- the lpxK gene encoding tetraacyldisaccharide 4'-kinase, which translates to MKLVRSYLEWARGERQFSPWALLVPLACVSQSFARSRNFAFDHGLVASYEPPIPVISVGNITLGGTNKTPFVEMLSRHFYNMGVRVGIVSRGYGGRTSEPVVIKGTSSEREIVGDEPLLLASRLPHVPVAVSRDRLKDVEALQKHNVELIVADDAFQHRRLGRDVDIVLVDACCPFGNGRLVPAGILREPPKAIQRAHIVVITKADQVSEDELRSLRQKLLQYIPADRLFTSRLELRCWSLWDGSWQDMEDFTVKSLPVVAFSAIGSPESFRRTLDQAGLRVLREQRFKDHHRFDLRDMERLAALKEELGARYLVCTEKDVYNLPKEPLISPLLVPIISTVIDEEDRFWSIVAEKLRPRLVVASNGYGEDAMGALLAQKVKKRFPCAYVTSFPIVGKGEQYENAGISVDSVPSESPSGGVIKYHISDLLKDLKSGLVRHIFSQLKAWKKLRGEVRTPLCVGDVYLLLHTLWGQGQLPVLVATAKTVYLSGHWRLERFLLKHRCRRVWTRDSETAKELVRSHADAVFAGNPIMDLTCDNNSGYFQWPKEKGARVLLLPGSRQRAYDDMKMLLDAVEILNKKTSCVFVAVIAPSLDIEQLVAAAPGWRLADDGRGIVKNGLRVLFYLGPLVSVATDAHILIGLGGTANQVCAGLGVPVVSIREKGKLVQKKLLGDSEILVSPDPQVLADTAFVILSDSELRQSMGEEGKKRLGGPGALDNVVEYVAREYGWDLRCRVYQKISRIINQGDDIHGSYSTNS; encoded by the coding sequence ATGAAACTCGTCCGTAGTTATCTTGAATGGGCCAGGGGAGAGCGGCAGTTCAGCCCCTGGGCCTTGCTCGTCCCCTTGGCCTGTGTTTCTCAAAGTTTTGCCCGGTCGCGTAATTTTGCCTTCGACCATGGTCTTGTGGCAAGCTATGAACCGCCTATTCCCGTTATCAGTGTAGGAAATATTACCCTTGGCGGAACAAACAAGACGCCTTTCGTAGAAATGCTTTCCCGCCATTTCTACAATATGGGGGTTCGTGTGGGCATTGTAAGCCGGGGTTATGGAGGGCGGACAAGCGAGCCTGTTGTAATAAAGGGTACTTCTTCTGAAAGAGAGATCGTTGGAGACGAGCCCCTCCTTCTGGCCTCCCGTCTTCCCCATGTGCCAGTGGCAGTTTCGAGAGATCGTTTAAAAGACGTGGAAGCCTTGCAGAAACACAATGTGGAACTCATTGTCGCCGATGACGCCTTTCAGCATCGCCGTTTAGGGCGGGATGTGGATATAGTGCTCGTGGACGCCTGCTGCCCCTTCGGAAACGGACGCCTTGTACCGGCGGGCATTTTGAGGGAACCTCCAAAAGCTATTCAAAGGGCCCATATAGTGGTCATAACAAAGGCCGATCAGGTTTCAGAAGATGAGCTGCGAAGCCTCCGCCAGAAGCTTTTGCAATATATTCCGGCAGACCGTCTGTTCACATCGAGGCTGGAACTGCGATGCTGGTCTTTATGGGACGGTTCCTGGCAGGATATGGAAGATTTTACTGTGAAGTCCCTGCCTGTGGTGGCCTTCTCCGCCATTGGAAGCCCGGAAAGTTTTAGGCGGACACTGGACCAGGCAGGTTTGCGCGTGCTCAGGGAACAGCGCTTCAAAGACCACCACCGTTTCGACCTGAGAGATATGGAACGGCTTGCCGCCCTCAAGGAGGAGCTGGGGGCCCGATATCTGGTCTGCACTGAAAAAGACGTCTACAATCTTCCCAAGGAGCCCCTTATCTCTCCTCTTCTTGTGCCTATAATCTCAACAGTCATAGACGAAGAAGACCGTTTCTGGAGTATTGTTGCAGAAAAACTTCGACCTCGGCTGGTAGTGGCCTCCAACGGATATGGAGAAGATGCCATGGGAGCTCTTTTGGCTCAAAAAGTGAAAAAGCGGTTCCCGTGCGCTTACGTTACGTCCTTCCCTATTGTGGGAAAGGGAGAGCAGTACGAGAATGCCGGCATCTCTGTGGACTCTGTACCTTCTGAATCCCCCTCAGGAGGGGTAATCAAATATCACATTTCAGATTTGCTAAAAGATCTGAAATCGGGGCTTGTCCGTCATATATTTTCCCAGCTCAAAGCCTGGAAAAAACTGCGCGGCGAGGTGCGCACCCCTCTCTGTGTTGGAGATGTCTATCTTTTACTTCACACCCTCTGGGGGCAGGGACAACTTCCAGTTCTCGTAGCCACGGCCAAAACCGTCTATCTGAGCGGCCATTGGCGACTTGAGCGGTTTCTTTTAAAACATCGTTGCCGCCGGGTTTGGACACGGGATTCCGAGACCGCTAAAGAGCTTGTACGTTCCCACGCCGACGCGGTGTTTGCGGGGAATCCAATAATGGACCTCACATGTGATAATAATAGTGGATATTTTCAATGGCCCAAAGAAAAGGGAGCCAGGGTGCTTTTGTTGCCGGGCAGCAGACAACGTGCCTATGATGATATGAAAATGCTGCTCGACGCTGTGGAGATCCTTAATAAAAAGACGTCGTGCGTATTTGTGGCAGTTATTGCCCCCTCACTGGACATAGAGCAATTGGTGGCAGCGGCCCCTGGGTGGCGGCTGGCTGACGATGGACGAGGCATTGTAAAGAACGGATTACGGGTATTGTTCTATTTAGGTCCTCTTGTATCAGTCGCAACCGACGCCCATATCCTTATAGGTCTTGGAGGAACGGCTAATCAGGTCTGTGCAGGCCTTGGAGTTCCCGTTGTTTCCATAAGGGAGAAAGGGAAGCTAGTGCAAAAAAAACTTCTTGGAGACTCTGAAATCCTTGTTTCCCCCGATCCACAGGTTCTTGCTGATACGGCTTTCGTCATTCTGTCCGATTCAGAACTTCGTCAATCTATGGGAGAAGAAGGCAAAAAGCGCCTTGGCGGTCCAGGAGCATTAGACAATGTAGTAGAGTATGTGGCACGAGAATACGGTTGGGATCTCCGATGTCGCGTCTATCAGAAAATATCCCGCATTATAAATCAGGGAGATGACATTCATGGTTCATACAGTACCAATTCATAA
- a CDS encoding ABC transporter ATP-binding protein — MNKKHIYVRLLEYTRPYFPRLFAALGCMVLASVFTVIPPWLLKNVVDDVLIAKKMDVLNVLTIGLVLLFTGKGIASYGHQYLMNWVGQHVVMDLRVGLYDHMQNLSLRYIYGKRVGELMSRITNDVNVLQNMVTTVIVDLVVQGITFLGMLGFLIYINWRLTLITFAILPLTFFILDHASKKLRFVGHAIQEELARLSAIIQEALSAIRIVRSFVTEAMESQRFKDQNRANFKALMHGVQVQAALSGVIEVVLIAALALILWIGGRDVINEKLTPGELIAFLGYLGFLVHPIRVFTRVVSSMQLCLASAERIFSIFDTPCEIRSPEHPVPLGVIQGAIKMEDVWFAYKDEQWVLKGVALEVCPGERVAVVGETGGGKSTLMDLIPRFYDPSRGKVSVDGCDVRTLDLTELRKQIGIVPQDPVLMKGSLAFNISYGFPQATEEDIVKAAQIAGIHTFITSLPEGYDTEVGERGVTLSGGQRQRVAIARAIIRNPRILILDEATSSLDVAVESQIQEAMEKAMEGRTSFVIAHRLSTVRSADRILVLSKGHIVESGTHDELLEKGGIYRHLYELQFGGEKNNETRP, encoded by the coding sequence ATGAATAAGAAGCATATTTACGTACGTCTTTTAGAATATACCCGGCCATATTTCCCGAGGCTCTTTGCCGCCCTTGGGTGTATGGTTCTGGCCTCTGTCTTTACTGTCATTCCCCCGTGGCTTTTAAAAAACGTGGTGGACGATGTTCTCATCGCTAAAAAGATGGATGTTCTCAATGTGCTTACCATTGGTCTGGTGCTCCTTTTTACGGGCAAAGGTATCGCTTCCTACGGCCACCAGTATCTTATGAACTGGGTGGGGCAGCATGTGGTCATGGACCTTCGTGTGGGCCTCTACGATCATATGCAGAATCTATCCCTGCGATATATATACGGCAAGCGGGTAGGCGAGCTGATGTCGCGCATCACCAACGATGTCAATGTACTGCAGAACATGGTTACTACTGTCATAGTGGATCTTGTGGTACAGGGCATCACCTTTTTGGGCATGCTTGGGTTCCTCATATATATCAACTGGCGTCTTACCCTTATCACCTTTGCCATTCTGCCCCTGACCTTTTTCATTCTTGACCATGCCTCCAAAAAACTTCGCTTTGTCGGGCATGCGATCCAGGAAGAGCTGGCCAGGCTGTCTGCCATCATTCAGGAAGCCCTGTCGGCCATACGCATCGTGCGTTCCTTTGTGACGGAAGCCATGGAATCTCAACGCTTTAAGGACCAGAACAGAGCGAACTTCAAGGCCCTCATGCATGGAGTGCAGGTACAGGCTGCCCTCTCAGGTGTTATCGAAGTGGTGCTCATTGCGGCCCTTGCCTTAATTCTCTGGATAGGGGGGAGAGATGTTATAAATGAAAAACTCACTCCTGGTGAACTCATCGCCTTCTTGGGATATCTTGGTTTTCTGGTTCACCCTATCCGGGTCTTTACCCGCGTGGTCAGCAGCATGCAGCTGTGCCTGGCTTCGGCGGAACGCATCTTTTCAATTTTTGATACCCCTTGTGAAATACGTTCGCCAGAACATCCCGTTCCCCTGGGAGTCATACAGGGTGCGATCAAAATGGAAGATGTCTGGTTTGCCTATAAAGACGAACAGTGGGTGTTAAAAGGGGTCGCTCTCGAGGTCTGTCCTGGAGAAAGGGTTGCCGTTGTCGGCGAAACAGGCGGCGGGAAATCTACTCTCATGGACCTTATTCCCCGCTTTTATGACCCTTCCCGTGGGAAAGTAAGCGTTGATGGTTGCGATGTGAGAACCCTTGATCTCACAGAACTGCGGAAACAGATTGGCATTGTACCCCAAGACCCGGTTCTCATGAAGGGAAGTCTGGCCTTTAACATCAGCTACGGTTTTCCCCAGGCTACAGAAGAGGATATAGTGAAGGCGGCTCAGATTGCCGGTATCCATACCTTTATAACCAGCCTTCCCGAAGGATATGACACTGAAGTGGGAGAACGGGGAGTTACCCTCAGCGGCGGCCAGAGACAGCGCGTGGCCATAGCTCGTGCCATTATACGGAATCCCCGCATCCTTATTCTTGACGAGGCTACATCATCTCTTGACGTGGCCGTTGAAAGCCAGATACAGGAAGCTATGGAAAAAGCCATGGAAGGCCGAACCTCCTTTGTCATCGCCCACCGCCTGTCCACTGTGCGGAGTGCGGACCGCATTCTTGTCCTCAGTAAGGGGCACATTGTGGAAAGCGGCACCCACGACGAGCTCCTTGAAAAGGGTGGAATCTACCGCCACCTGTACGAGTTGCAATTTGGGGGAGAGAAGAACAATGAAACTCGTCCGTAG
- the lpxB gene encoding lipid-A-disaccharide synthase: protein MSIYISCGEPSGDHYAGSIIRYLRKQTDEPIMGMLGPRGVAEQGEALWTIDQLSLMGSTDILAAIPRLLRLKNTMVKFILKEQPRRVIVIDSPDFHLPLIRSLRKKGFENPIFYVAPPTVWAWRKKRVRTLRRYCTLLLPLLRFEHLYLTEHDVPSLWIGHPFLDETSSSGVTEPSGRIIALLPGSRTGEVKRLLPILVESARQFQSMGYEPVFSIAPGLSSSIREKMKRDLRKWTLFEGRGKELMERSRMVVGASGTASLEAMMANRFMIVVYKGSWLSWRIYKNFVKTPWVSLPNIMAHETVYPELLQKEASSSRVMEEAILYLDDPEVEKQKHEALMRGRKDLGVPGATELWTQAILKGGLP, encoded by the coding sequence ATGTCTATCTATATAAGTTGCGGCGAACCTTCAGGGGATCACTACGCAGGCTCTATCATCCGGTATCTTCGCAAACAAACTGACGAGCCCATCATGGGGATGCTTGGTCCCAGGGGAGTCGCAGAACAGGGGGAGGCTCTCTGGACAATCGACCAACTGAGTCTTATGGGCAGCACAGATATCCTGGCGGCTATCCCCAGGCTCCTTCGCCTTAAAAATACCATGGTGAAGTTTATTCTCAAAGAGCAGCCCAGGCGGGTCATTGTTATAGACAGCCCGGATTTTCATCTTCCACTTATCCGGTCGCTGCGAAAGAAGGGGTTTGAGAATCCTATTTTCTACGTGGCCCCGCCCACTGTCTGGGCGTGGAGAAAAAAACGAGTCAGGACACTGCGGCGGTATTGCACTCTTCTGCTGCCCCTGCTGCGCTTTGAACACCTCTATTTAACAGAACATGACGTTCCATCCCTTTGGATCGGCCATCCCTTCCTTGATGAGACCAGTTCCTCTGGTGTCACAGAACCGTCAGGCCGAATCATTGCCCTTCTGCCAGGAAGCCGCACTGGGGAAGTGAAAAGGCTGCTGCCCATACTTGTGGAAAGTGCCCGACAATTTCAAAGTATGGGATATGAACCTGTCTTTTCAATTGCCCCAGGCCTTTCTTCTTCTATCCGTGAAAAGATGAAAAGAGACTTGCGAAAGTGGACTCTTTTTGAAGGAAGGGGAAAGGAACTTATGGAACGGAGCCGGATGGTAGTGGGGGCGAGTGGAACAGCCTCCCTTGAGGCCATGATGGCAAACCGTTTCATGATCGTCGTGTATAAAGGGTCATGGCTATCGTGGCGCATCTATAAGAATTTTGTTAAGACTCCCTGGGTTTCGCTTCCTAATATTATGGCCCACGAAACAGTTTATCCCGAGCTTCTGCAAAAAGAGGCCTCTTCTTCCCGTGTTATGGAAGAGGCGATCCTTTATCTTGATGATCCCGAGGTGGAAAAGCAGAAACACGAAGCTCTTATGAGAGGCAGAAAGGATTTGGGAGTGCCTGGAGCTACGGAACTTTGGACTCAGGCTATTCTCAAGGGGGGGCTGCCATGA
- a CDS encoding LpxI family protein: MINMKRTLAIIAGEGCLPEIICARLFKEGMPPYVFSMGADIERLAPFARQIWTVATPDLEWILGQMLSHKVETMILAGQVPKSLMYQRENLDVLLKQSLDAENNDDHALLSRIVRTIEKTGIKVAGYRQILSDLLTPEGQVSARGLSDQEAKDVAYGCSILFHLLPLSFGQSIVIHSGAVVAVEAMEGTDAMLQRAGTLVHGGSVIKMMRADQDERFDIPVVGTHTLHMMEKAGQTCLALEAGRTLMLEKEAFLELAARLNIAVVGVPPCLSI, translated from the coding sequence ATGATTAATATGAAAAGAACACTTGCTATTATTGCCGGGGAGGGCTGCCTCCCTGAAATAATTTGTGCCAGGCTTTTCAAAGAGGGAATGCCCCCTTATGTTTTTTCAATGGGAGCGGATATAGAGCGCCTCGCTCCTTTTGCAAGGCAAATTTGGACAGTGGCAACACCTGATCTTGAATGGATTTTGGGTCAGATGCTTTCCCATAAAGTAGAGACCATGATACTGGCAGGTCAGGTTCCCAAAAGTCTCATGTACCAGCGAGAAAACCTCGACGTATTGCTGAAACAGTCTCTTGATGCAGAAAACAACGATGACCACGCTCTTCTCAGTCGTATCGTCCGTACTATAGAAAAAACTGGAATTAAAGTAGCAGGGTACAGACAGATCCTTTCTGATCTCCTCACTCCTGAAGGGCAAGTCTCAGCCCGAGGCCTTTCAGATCAGGAAGCAAAGGATGTAGCCTATGGCTGCTCAATCCTTTTTCATCTTCTGCCCCTTTCTTTTGGCCAGAGCATCGTCATACACAGCGGCGCGGTTGTGGCAGTGGAAGCTATGGAAGGAACAGATGCCATGCTTCAGCGGGCTGGAACATTGGTCCATGGAGGCTCTGTGATAAAAATGATGCGGGCAGACCAGGATGAACGCTTTGATATCCCTGTAGTGGGAACTCATACCCTCCACATGATGGAGAAAGCCGGACAAACCTGCCTGGCTCTCGAAGCCGGCCGTACCCTCATGCTTGAGAAAGAAGCTTTTCTTGAGCTTGCTGCCCGGCTGAACATCGCAGTGGTGGGAGTGCCCCCATGTCTATCTATATAA
- a CDS encoding LptF/LptG family permease, whose amino-acid sequence MGNRGILDRFIWKEMAGSFVFGVMAFTMVFVAGDLLFQIASMIIEKGISIGVVLRLFIYSLPEVIILTLPMACLLSALLTFGKLSTNSEIVALKASGISFQRILKPVIVGSLLVGLSALILNETVVPFSNRAAENLMRFEVMREKPSVLKEQVFLRDESNGQLNRVIYIEKLQPRKGTMTNVLVQEFEKGKLKRITVGKTGLWKDGKWWIDDGEVFQVTNGGKVELLFRFERQQFDLNLSPQQVEQASRKPSEMSALELMAQIRLLQAQGGNLAPLWVLFHLRFAVPWASVVLAILGASLGVRSHRTGSGVGFGLSVMIVFVYYVVMSLCKAFGETEHMPPLLAAWVPNVLFLLVGGYFARKAND is encoded by the coding sequence GTGGGAAATAGAGGAATTCTCGATCGTTTTATATGGAAAGAAATGGCTGGATCCTTTGTTTTTGGCGTCATGGCCTTTACCATGGTGTTTGTAGCGGGCGACCTGCTTTTCCAAATTGCCAGCATGATTATAGAAAAAGGGATATCCATTGGCGTTGTCTTGCGGCTTTTTATCTACAGTTTGCCGGAAGTGATCATTCTGACACTGCCCATGGCGTGTCTGCTCTCGGCACTCCTTACCTTTGGCAAACTTTCTACAAACAGTGAAATAGTGGCGCTGAAAGCCTCCGGAATTTCCTTTCAGCGAATTTTGAAACCTGTCATTGTGGGATCTCTCCTGGTAGGGCTTTCTGCTCTTATCCTTAATGAAACAGTGGTGCCTTTTTCAAATCGTGCCGCGGAAAATCTCATGAGATTCGAAGTGATGCGAGAGAAGCCCTCCGTTCTCAAAGAACAAGTTTTTTTACGGGACGAAAGCAATGGGCAGCTCAACAGGGTTATTTACATAGAAAAGCTTCAGCCTCGAAAAGGAACTATGACCAATGTGCTCGTTCAGGAGTTCGAAAAGGGAAAGCTCAAACGGATAACCGTGGGCAAGACCGGCCTCTGGAAAGATGGAAAATGGTGGATTGATGATGGTGAAGTATTTCAGGTAACGAATGGTGGAAAAGTAGAACTCCTTTTTCGTTTCGAGCGTCAGCAATTCGATCTAAACCTCTCGCCTCAGCAGGTTGAGCAGGCTTCCCGCAAACCGAGTGAAATGAGCGCCCTGGAACTTATGGCCCAGATACGCCTTCTTCAGGCCCAGGGTGGGAACCTTGCGCCGTTGTGGGTTCTCTTCCACCTTCGATTCGCTGTTCCATGGGCGAGCGTTGTTCTCGCCATATTAGGAGCCAGCCTTGGCGTAAGATCCCATAGAACCGGGTCCGGCGTGGGGTTTGGCCTCAGCGTCATGATTGTTTTCGTCTACTATGTAGTGATGTCCCTTTGCAAAGCCTTTGGGGAAACAGAACATATGCCCCCGCTCTTGGCTGCTTGGGTGCCTAACGTCCTCTTTTTGCTTGTAGGAGGATACTTCGCACGAAAGGCGAATGATTAA
- a CDS encoding KdsC family phosphatase, which produces MIKLLVLDVDGTLTDGGVYLDGRGNEFKRFDIQDGMGISRLRQGGVEVAIISGRYSPATEGRAKELGIALLQNGVKNKYEALKKLASDLALPSSQIAYAGDDVNDVECLQWVGLGFAVANAVSEAKKAADRVTTKEGGRGAIREAAEYILAYNKEWVTGRGDSGK; this is translated from the coding sequence ATGATTAAACTCCTTGTTCTTGACGTAGATGGAACTTTGACTGATGGCGGAGTATATCTTGATGGGCGGGGCAACGAGTTTAAACGTTTTGATATACAGGATGGCATGGGCATTTCCCGTCTTCGCCAAGGGGGCGTAGAAGTAGCCATTATAAGCGGCCGTTACTCACCTGCCACAGAAGGGCGGGCAAAAGAGCTTGGCATAGCCCTCCTTCAGAATGGCGTAAAAAATAAATATGAAGCATTGAAAAAACTGGCCTCTGATCTCGCTCTCCCATCCTCTCAGATTGCTTATGCCGGCGATGATGTGAACGATGTTGAATGTCTTCAGTGGGTCGGTCTTGGTTTTGCGGTGGCCAATGCCGTATCAGAGGCCAAAAAGGCGGCAGACAGGGTTACCACCAAAGAGGGCGGCCGGGGCGCTATTCGCGAAGCTGCCGAATACATACTCGCATACAATAAAGAATGGGTAACAGGACGTGGGGATAGTGGGAAATAG
- the lpxA gene encoding acyl-ACP--UDP-N-acetylglucosamine O-acyltransferase: protein MSVTIHPTAIVSPKAVLEDNIVVGPYCIVGDLVHIGENTTLEAFVRILDFTRIGAGCHIYENSILGREPQDKSFGNEESWVHIGDRVVIRENVTIHRACGEGAITVVGDDCFIMEGVHLGHNVQIAKRVTIANKAGFAGYVSVGEGTVVGGLAGFHQFVRVGRYCMIGGLSKVVKDVAPFLLVDGHPAQVHGINSVGLKRAGFSSSDRKDIKNLYRHLYHSGLPIRTAAQSLAAGENALAAEIVAFVAQAHRGLAPWPHGSKGETDD from the coding sequence ATGTCCGTAACCATTCATCCTACGGCAATAGTATCGCCAAAGGCGGTTCTTGAAGATAATATTGTTGTGGGGCCCTATTGTATTGTGGGAGACCTGGTACATATTGGCGAAAACACCACGCTGGAGGCCTTTGTTCGTATCCTCGATTTCACCCGAATCGGGGCAGGATGCCACATCTATGAAAATTCCATCCTTGGCCGGGAACCGCAGGATAAAAGTTTTGGCAATGAAGAAAGCTGGGTTCATATTGGGGATAGGGTGGTTATTCGAGAAAATGTGACAATACATCGCGCCTGTGGTGAGGGAGCGATTACAGTGGTGGGCGATGACTGCTTCATTATGGAAGGTGTCCATCTGGGCCACAACGTACAGATAGCAAAACGTGTTACCATTGCAAACAAAGCAGGTTTCGCCGGCTACGTTTCTGTGGGAGAGGGTACAGTCGTAGGCGGCCTGGCAGGTTTTCATCAATTTGTCCGGGTTGGCCGCTACTGTATGATAGGGGGTCTGTCGAAAGTTGTGAAAGATGTAGCGCCATTTTTGCTTGTTGACGGCCATCCGGCCCAGGTACACGGTATAAACAGCGTGGGTCTGAAAAGGGCTGGTTTTTCTTCCTCTGACAGGAAAGATATAAAAAATCTATATCGGCATCTTTACCATAGCGGTCTTCCAATCAGAACGGCGGCTCAAAGTCTTGCTGCCGGTGAAAACGCTCTTGCTGCCGAGATCGTTGCATTTGTGGCACAAGCACACCGGGGGCTGGCGCCATGGCCCCATGGTTCTAAAGGAGAGACAGATGATTAA
- the fabZ gene encoding 3-hydroxyacyl-ACP dehydratase FabZ encodes MIDIDKIMKALPHRYPFLLVDRILEVGENRVVGLKNVSINEPFFTGHFPDEPVMPGVLILEAMGQVAAMMIVCRPNMQNMVTYLTGVDKARFRRPVRPGDQLITTAEMVKSRGLMGKVKARSGVDGELAAEAEYSFFMAERLSKKEAMEERI; translated from the coding sequence ATGATCGATATTGATAAAATTATGAAAGCCCTTCCACACCGCTATCCATTTCTTCTGGTAGACCGCATCTTGGAAGTAGGGGAAAATCGAGTGGTTGGCCTCAAAAATGTTTCAATTAACGAACCTTTCTTTACCGGCCACTTTCCTGACGAACCGGTGATGCCCGGTGTTCTTATTCTTGAAGCCATGGGGCAAGTGGCGGCCATGATGATCGTTTGCCGACCAAACATGCAAAATATGGTGACATACCTGACAGGAGTGGACAAGGCCCGTTTTCGCCGCCCTGTAAGACCTGGAGATCAGCTCATTACCACAGCTGAAATGGTCAAGTCGCGGGGGCTTATGGGAAAAGTGAAAGCAAGATCGGGAGTCGACGGAGAGCTTGCCGCAGAAGCGGAGTACAGCTTCTTCATGGCAGAGAGGCTTTCCAAGAAAGAAGCTATGGAGGAAAGGATTTAG
- the lpxC gene encoding UDP-3-O-acyl-N-acetylglucosamine deacetylase yields the protein MSFLRTIKTPVFFQGTGLHSGEPCRAEIIPFYHKRGIVFEIGGRRYPLRDAVFEGSGRGTEIIFPDNTVVRTVEHLMAALYVLGIGQALIRISGPEMPILDGGSLTFAQKLSEVELVETEHHEDPLCLFVPVVERDETQKKIICALPGEGLSITYVIEYENPVIGTEIYDFRVTAEGFLKEIAPCRTFALEEEMDTLKKRGLAKGGSLDNAVLVTSQKALNKRGLYFSDEFVRHKILDLIGDIALLGRPLHAHIVAIRTGHDMHLRLLRRLKQLESRQQ from the coding sequence ATGAGCTTTTTGCGCACCATAAAGACCCCTGTTTTTTTTCAAGGGACGGGTCTTCATTCCGGGGAACCGTGCAGGGCAGAAATAATTCCCTTTTACCATAAAAGGGGAATAGTTTTTGAAATTGGAGGCCGCCGCTACCCCTTGAGGGATGCAGTCTTTGAAGGAAGCGGCCGAGGGACGGAAATAATTTTCCCTGATAACACAGTAGTCAGGACCGTAGAACACCTTATGGCAGCCCTTTATGTTTTGGGTATTGGCCAGGCTTTGATCAGGATAAGTGGGCCTGAAATGCCTATTCTTGACGGCGGCTCCCTGACATTTGCGCAGAAGCTCAGCGAGGTGGAACTGGTAGAAACAGAGCATCACGAAGATCCGCTCTGCCTCTTTGTGCCTGTTGTAGAAAGAGATGAGACTCAAAAAAAGATCATCTGTGCATTGCCCGGTGAGGGTCTTTCTATTACCTATGTGATCGAATATGAAAATCCGGTCATCGGCACTGAAATCTATGACTTCAGGGTGACTGCGGAAGGTTTTTTAAAAGAGATAGCTCCATGCCGCACCTTTGCTCTTGAAGAGGAAATGGATACTCTAAAAAAGCGAGGGCTCGCAAAGGGAGGAAGTCTCGACAATGCGGTTCTTGTGACTTCACAAAAGGCGCTAAACAAAAGAGGCCTTTATTTTTCTGATGAATTCGTCCGTCACAAGATTCTTGACCTTATCGGCGATATAGCGTTGTTGGGGCGGCCTTTACATGCCCATATAGTGGCTATTCGAACGGGGCATGACATGCACCTTCGCCTCCTTCGCCGATTAAAACAATTAGAAAGCCGGCAACAATGA
- the lpxD gene encoding UDP-3-O-(3-hydroxymyristoyl)glucosamine N-acyltransferase — protein MDKISDTPMTLGQIAAYIGGKVIGNPHISVKGLVSPEKSGEKTLSVVWEEKELGMLSAEAFLAAPEKFFTESRQGIVTEKPREAFARLLYLFKIPQSFPYGIHPSAVVSENARIADTAYVGPLCVIEENAVIHDEAILEAQVYVGARCSVGKGTHIEPMAVLYENVTIGERGLIHSGAIIGCDGFGIIPSSHPDERPQKVPQIGGVVIDDDVEIGACTTIDRGTLDDTYIGKGTKVDDHVHIAHNARIGDNCIVVAMTGIAGSAEIGEGVILAARSGVRDHVKIGNRAQVAANGGVIKDVPPGEIVSGFPARPHKEQFRAQALYLRLPELFSRIKALEKRLAESGEDSK, from the coding sequence GTGGACAAAATATCTGACACACCCATGACTCTTGGTCAGATTGCAGCATATATTGGAGGGAAAGTTATTGGGAACCCTCATATTTCAGTAAAGGGACTTGTTTCTCCCGAAAAAAGCGGAGAAAAGACCTTGAGTGTGGTCTGGGAAGAAAAAGAGCTGGGGATGCTGTCTGCAGAAGCTTTTTTAGCAGCCCCTGAAAAATTTTTTACAGAATCCCGACAAGGTATTGTCACAGAAAAACCCAGGGAAGCCTTTGCAAGGTTGCTTTATCTTTTTAAGATTCCCCAATCCTTCCCTTATGGGATTCATCCCTCAGCGGTGGTTTCTGAAAATGCTCGCATTGCAGATACGGCATATGTCGGGCCTCTTTGTGTTATAGAGGAAAATGCTGTAATTCATGACGAGGCTATTTTGGAAGCTCAGGTTTATGTGGGTGCGCGATGTTCTGTCGGAAAGGGTACGCATATTGAGCCCATGGCAGTGCTTTATGAGAATGTGACCATTGGAGAGAGGGGATTGATCCACAGTGGCGCCATTATAGGGTGCGACGGCTTCGGCATTATTCCATCCTCCCATCCTGATGAGCGCCCGCAGAAAGTGCCTCAGATCGGGGGGGTCGTTATAGACGATGATGTGGAAATAGGGGCTTGTACCACAATTGACAGAGGGACTCTCGACGATACGTATATAGGAAAAGGAACCAAAGTAGACGACCACGTCCATATTGCCCATAACGCTCGCATCGGTGATAATTGCATTGTTGTAGCCATGACGGGCATTGCGGGAAGCGCAGAGATCGGCGAGGGGGTTATATTGGCGGCTCGAAGCGGTGTGCGCGACCACGTTAAGATAGGGAATCGAGCTCAGGTAGCTGCCAATGGCGGAGTCATTAAAGATGTTCCTCCTGGTGAAATAGTATCAGGATTTCCCGCTCGTCCCCATAAAGAGCAATTCAGGGCCCAGGCCCTCTATCTTCGTCTGCCGGAACTTTTTTCGCGAATTAAGGCTTTGGAAAAAAGATTGGCAGAATCCGGGGAAGATTCTAAATGA